From a region of the Thermus caldifontis genome:
- the trpD gene encoding anthranilate phosphoribosyltransferase: protein MEAVKKALLGEVLGEEEAYGLMRAMMSGEVSPVKVAGVLTAMALRGETPSEIAAMAKAMREAALALEVNRRPLLDIVGTGGDHKGLLNLSTLGALVAAAGGVAVAKHGNRAASSKAGSADLLEALGVNLEAPPERVGEAIETLGFGFLFARLFHPAMRHVAPVRAELAIRTVFNLLGPLTNPAGADRYVLGVFSPRWLTPMAEALERLGAQGMVVHGEGADELVLGENQVVEVGKGAYALTAEEVGLERFPLEALKGGSPQENAQLATRILKGEEKGPHAQGVALAAGAGFYVAGKAASLREGVRLAQEVLVSGEAYGLLERYVAFLRG, encoded by the coding sequence ATGGAGGCAGTGAAGAAGGCGCTTTTGGGCGAGGTGCTGGGCGAGGAGGAGGCCTATGGCCTCATGCGGGCCATGATGTCGGGGGAGGTTTCCCCGGTGAAGGTGGCGGGGGTGCTCACCGCCATGGCCTTAAGGGGGGAGACCCCTTCGGAGATCGCCGCCATGGCCAAGGCCATGCGGGAGGCGGCCTTGGCCCTAGAGGTGAACCGCAGGCCCCTTTTGGACATCGTGGGCACCGGGGGGGACCACAAGGGGCTTTTGAACCTCTCCACCCTGGGGGCCCTGGTGGCGGCCGCGGGAGGGGTGGCGGTGGCCAAGCACGGGAACCGGGCGGCCAGCTCCAAGGCGGGCTCGGCGGATCTCCTCGAGGCCCTGGGGGTCAACCTGGAGGCCCCGCCCGAGCGGGTGGGGGAGGCCATTGAGACCTTGGGCTTCGGCTTCCTCTTTGCCCGGCTTTTCCACCCCGCCATGCGCCACGTGGCCCCGGTAAGGGCCGAGCTGGCTATCCGCACCGTCTTTAACCTCCTAGGTCCCCTCACCAACCCGGCAGGGGCCGACCGGTACGTGCTGGGGGTCTTTAGCCCCCGTTGGCTTACCCCCATGGCCGAGGCCTTGGAACGCCTGGGGGCCCAGGGGATGGTGGTCCACGGGGAAGGGGCGGATGAACTGGTCCTCGGGGAGAACCAGGTGGTGGAGGTGGGGAAGGGGGCCTATGCCCTCACCGCCGAGGAGGTGGGGCTTGAGCGGTTCCCCTTGGAGGCCCTAAAGGGGGGGTCTCCGCAGGAAAACGCCCAGCTGGCCACAAGGATTCTCAAGGGCGAGGAAAAAGGCCCCCACGCCCAAGGGGTGGCCCTGGCGGCGGGGGCGGGCTTCTACGTGGCGGGCAAGGCAGCCTCCCTGCGGGAAGGGGTGCGGCTTGCCCAGGAGGTCCTGGTCTCCGGGGAGGCCTACGGGCTTTTGGAGCGGTACGTGGCCTTCTTAAGGGGGTAA
- a CDS encoding anthranilate synthase component II has protein sequence MRVLVIDNYDSFTYNLVQYLGELGASPVVWRNDQFALEDVEALNPDRILISPGPCTPLEAGLSLPLIGRYAPRYPILGVCLGHQAIGMAFGGKVVPAPVIMHGKVSEIHHDGTGLFRGLPSPFPATRYHSLVVEEVPQDLLVNAWVVEEGPEGARLAREEKGPEGARLARGEAGGRTVMGFRHRQYPTHGVQFHPESYLTEVGKIILRNFLEDPWRQ, from the coding sequence ATGAGGGTGTTGGTGATCGATAACTACGACAGCTTCACCTACAACCTGGTGCAATACCTGGGGGAGCTTGGGGCAAGCCCTGTGGTGTGGCGGAACGACCAGTTTGCCCTCGAGGACGTGGAGGCCCTAAACCCCGACCGCATCCTCATCAGCCCTGGCCCCTGCACCCCCTTGGAGGCGGGGCTTTCCCTCCCCCTCATCGGGCGCTACGCCCCCCGCTACCCCATCCTGGGGGTCTGCCTGGGCCACCAGGCCATCGGCATGGCCTTTGGGGGCAAGGTGGTTCCGGCCCCGGTGATCATGCACGGCAAGGTGAGCGAGATCCACCATGACGGCACCGGCCTCTTCCGCGGACTTCCCAGCCCCTTTCCCGCCACCCGCTACCACTCCTTGGTGGTGGAGGAGGTTCCGCAAGACCTCTTGGTGAACGCCTGGGTGGTAGAAGAGGGCCCCGAAGGGGCTAGGTTGGCTAGGGAGGAAAAGGGCCCCGAAGGGGCTAGGTTGGCTAGGGGGGAGGCGGGAGGAAGGACGGTGATGGGCTTCCGCCACCGCCAGTATCCCACCCACGGGGTGCAGTTCCACCCGGAAAGCTACCTTACGGAGGTGGGTAAGATCATCCTCAGGAACTTTCTGGAGGACCCATGGAGGCAGTGA
- a CDS encoding proline dehydrogenase — translation MNLDLMYRQAVLSVAENPRVEALIKGRAKSLVRRYVAGETLEEALLAAERLEAQGVHAILDLLGEMVRSEEEARAFQGGILELVRRVAEYPWPKYISLKLTQLGLDLSEALALELLREILKEAEPKGVFVRIDMEDSPRVEATLRLYRALREEGFSGVGLVLQSYLFRTEKDFWELLPYRPNLRLVKGAYREPKEVAFQDKRLIDAEFLHLGKLALKEGLYVAFATHDPRLIAEVKRYTEAMGVPKDRFEFQFLYGVRFQEQRRLAEEGYTVRAYVPYGTHWYPYLSRRIAERPENLGLVLRSLLGG, via the coding sequence ATGAACCTGGACCTCATGTATCGGCAGGCGGTGCTCTCCGTGGCGGAAAACCCCAGGGTGGAGGCCCTGATCAAGGGGCGGGCTAAGAGCCTGGTGCGGCGCTATGTGGCGGGGGAGACCTTGGAGGAAGCCCTTTTGGCGGCGGAGCGCCTCGAGGCCCAAGGGGTCCACGCCATCTTGGACCTCCTGGGGGAGATGGTAAGAAGCGAGGAGGAGGCCCGGGCCTTCCAGGGGGGCATCCTGGAGCTGGTGCGGAGGGTGGCCGAGTACCCTTGGCCCAAGTACATCTCCTTGAAGCTCACCCAGCTGGGGCTGGACCTTTCCGAGGCCTTGGCCCTGGAGCTCCTCCGGGAAATCCTGAAGGAGGCTGAGCCCAAGGGGGTCTTCGTGCGGATAGACATGGAGGACTCCCCCCGGGTGGAAGCCACCTTGCGCCTCTACAGGGCCCTGCGGGAAGAGGGCTTCAGCGGGGTGGGACTGGTCCTGCAAAGCTACCTGTTCCGCACGGAAAAGGACTTCTGGGAGCTCCTTCCTTACCGGCCCAACCTGCGCCTGGTCAAGGGGGCCTACCGGGAGCCCAAGGAGGTGGCCTTTCAGGATAAGCGCCTCATCGACGCTGAGTTTTTGCACCTGGGAAAACTGGCCCTTAAGGAGGGGCTTTACGTGGCCTTCGCCACCCACGACCCCCGGCTCATCGCCGAGGTGAAGCGCTACACCGAGGCCATGGGCGTACCCAAGGATCGCTTTGAGTTCCAGTTCCTCTATGGGGTGCGTTTCCAGGAGCAAAGGCGCCTGGCGGAAGAGGGTTACACCGTGCGGGCCTACGTGCCCTACGGCACCCACTGGTACCCCTATCTATCCCGGCGCATCGCCGAAAGGCCCGAGAACCTGGGATTAGTGCTAAGAAGCCTCTTAGGGGGCTAA
- a CDS encoding TaqI-like C-terminal specificity domain-containing protein produces the protein MPVSRTLGRVLTPPSLVAFMVALAEAPKGGKVLEPAAAHAPFLRAFREAHGTGYRFHAVEVDPLAFDPPPWAEGQVADFLLWEPDGTFDLILGNPPYGALGAGARLPAERRGLYRKRFATWHGRYNLYGAFLEKGVRLLAPGGMLVFVVPASWMLLLEFGRLRAFLAREGEVEVYYLGRPFPEAKVVATVIRFRKEGRGLRLYDAEEPLLMNPIPLLEDPSWQGEPIRFPDPQALAMEREGVPLGEVFGIHFAARSPEIKAHPLTRTAPGPGLVPVLTGRNLKPGWIDYETPHSGLYFPKEAVGLLKPFYATGHLVVAHTRHYRVVAAWDKECYPWREEFHLLPKEGVKLDPEGLVAYLNSPEMQAYYRGLYREVVPHLTRGMLEKVPVPKDLVLDRLPLATAR, from the coding sequence ATGCCGGTAAGCCGCACCCTGGGCCGGGTCCTTACCCCTCCCTCCCTGGTGGCCTTCATGGTGGCCTTGGCGGAGGCCCCCAAGGGGGGGAAGGTCCTGGAGCCCGCCGCCGCCCACGCCCCCTTCCTCCGGGCCTTCCGGGAAGCGCACGGCACCGGGTACCGCTTCCATGCGGTGGAGGTGGACCCCCTGGCCTTTGACCCGCCCCCGTGGGCCGAAGGCCAGGTGGCGGACTTCCTCCTTTGGGAGCCGGACGGAACCTTTGACCTCATCCTGGGGAACCCCCCATACGGCGCCCTGGGGGCCGGGGCCAGGCTCCCCGCGGAAAGGCGCGGGCTTTACCGAAAGCGCTTTGCCACCTGGCACGGGCGCTACAACCTCTACGGGGCCTTCTTGGAGAAGGGGGTGCGGCTCTTGGCCCCAGGGGGGATGCTGGTCTTTGTAGTCCCTGCCTCATGGATGCTCCTTTTGGAGTTTGGGAGGCTAAGGGCCTTCCTGGCCCGGGAGGGGGAGGTGGAGGTCTACTACCTGGGCCGCCCCTTTCCGGAGGCCAAGGTGGTGGCCACGGTGATCCGTTTCCGCAAGGAGGGAAGGGGCTTGAGGCTCTATGACGCCGAAGAGCCCCTTCTCATGAACCCTATACCCCTTCTCGAGGACCCCTCCTGGCAAGGGGAGCCCATCCGCTTCCCCGATCCCCAGGCCCTGGCCATGGAGCGGGAAGGGGTGCCTTTGGGGGAGGTCTTCGGGATCCACTTCGCCGCCCGTAGCCCCGAGATCAAGGCCCACCCCCTGACCCGGACCGCCCCAGGCCCCGGCCTGGTGCCGGTGCTCACGGGGAGGAACCTGAAGCCGGGCTGGATCGACTACGAAACCCCCCACTCCGGCCTCTACTTTCCCAAGGAGGCTGTGGGGCTCCTTAAGCCCTTCTACGCCACGGGCCACCTGGTGGTGGCCCACACCCGCCACTACCGGGTGGTGGCCGCCTGGGATAAGGAGTGTTATCCCTGGCGGGAGGAGTTCCACCTCCTGCCCAAGGAGGGGGTAAAGCTGGACCCGGAGGGCCTGGTGGCCTACCTGAATAGCCCTGAGATGCAGGCCTACTACCGGGGGCTTTACCGGGAAGTGGTGCCCCACCTCACCCGGGGGATGCTGGAAAAGGTGCCGGTACCCAAGGATTTGGTCCTGGACCGGCTGCCCTTGGCTACCGCCCGGTGA
- a CDS encoding CsgG/HfaB family protein — MVYERSVLEQLQKEAGIGNQVQQLQGAEILITGTITAFEPDSGGTRGGGGGLLGGLLGAVTGSQKKAYVAVDFRAVDVRTGAVVAAFRVEGEASDTDFGGLLGALVPGAALGGALSQYQKTPMGKALAVMVGKAVEELIRRIPSSYFKYGPDGQPVPQKG, encoded by the coding sequence ATTGTCTATGAGCGCTCGGTTCTTGAACAGTTGCAAAAAGAAGCCGGGATTGGCAATCAAGTTCAACAACTTCAAGGTGCTGAGATCCTCATAACAGGGACCATCACTGCCTTCGAACCCGATTCTGGTGGAACCCGCGGGGGTGGAGGGGGATTGTTGGGTGGTTTATTAGGAGCAGTCACGGGTAGCCAAAAGAAAGCGTATGTGGCTGTAGATTTTCGTGCGGTAGATGTTCGTACCGGAGCGGTGGTCGCCGCTTTCCGTGTGGAGGGAGAGGCTTCGGACACGGATTTTGGCGGTTTGCTTGGCGCCTTGGTGCCTGGGGCGGCCCTCGGTGGAGCTCTGAGCCAATATCAGAAGACCCCTATGGGCAAGGCCCTCGCGGTTATGGTTGGCAAAGCGGTAGAGGAACTGATACGACGGATTCCCTCTTCTTACTTCAAGTATGGCCCTGACGGTCAACCGGTGCCCCAGAAAGGCTGA
- a CDS encoding adenylosuccinate synthase, whose amino-acid sequence MPGVAIIGAQWGDEGKGKVVDALAQEADYVIRYQGGANAGHTVVAEGRVFKLNLLPSGVIHPHAVNILGDGMVIDPFRFQEELEALRKEGFNPQVRVSERAHLVLPHHKHVESRHNFVGTTGRGIGPAYSDRARRVGIRAGDLLEEDVLRERVRRLLLEKPNSTREAGWDTEEKALADLYRMREILAPFVADTGSLLREALKRGKRLLFEGAQATLLDLNYGTYPYVTSSHPTVGGILVGTGLNHKAITKVYGVAKAYATRVGEGPFPTELHGDLAHHLREKGGEYGTTTGRPRRVGWLDLVALKYACEVNGFDGLAITKLDVLSGLEKVRVAVEYLDGARPGEASPEAVRYLELEGWGDLAGVRSREELPPSLRRYLELIEEYTGVPVVLFSTSPRREDTFGAVSWV is encoded by the coding sequence ATGCCGGGAGTCGCCATCATTGGAGCCCAGTGGGGGGACGAGGGCAAGGGGAAAGTGGTGGACGCCCTCGCCCAGGAAGCCGACTATGTGATCCGCTACCAAGGGGGGGCCAACGCCGGCCACACCGTGGTGGCCGAGGGGCGGGTGTTTAAGCTGAACCTCCTGCCCTCGGGGGTCATCCACCCCCATGCGGTGAACATCCTGGGGGATGGCATGGTGATAGACCCCTTCCGCTTCCAGGAGGAGCTCGAGGCCCTAAGGAAGGAGGGGTTTAACCCCCAGGTGCGGGTTTCCGAACGGGCCCACCTGGTCCTTCCCCACCACAAGCACGTGGAAAGCCGCCACAACTTTGTGGGCACCACCGGCCGGGGCATAGGCCCCGCCTACTCCGACCGGGCAAGAAGGGTGGGCATCCGAGCCGGGGACCTCTTAGAGGAGGATGTCCTAAGGGAACGGGTGCGCCGCCTCCTCCTGGAAAAGCCCAACTCCACCCGGGAGGCCGGTTGGGACACGGAGGAAAAGGCCCTAGCCGACCTCTACCGGATGCGGGAGATCCTGGCCCCCTTCGTGGCCGACACGGGGAGCCTCCTGCGGGAAGCCCTCAAGCGGGGCAAGCGCCTCCTCTTTGAAGGGGCCCAGGCCACCCTTTTGGACCTCAACTACGGCACCTACCCCTACGTGACCAGCTCCCATCCCACGGTGGGGGGCATCCTGGTGGGCACGGGGCTTAACCACAAGGCCATCACCAAGGTCTACGGGGTGGCCAAGGCCTACGCCACCCGGGTGGGAGAGGGCCCTTTCCCTACAGAGCTTCATGGGGACCTAGCCCACCACCTTAGGGAAAAGGGCGGGGAGTACGGCACCACCACGGGCAGGCCCCGGCGGGTGGGCTGGCTGGACCTGGTGGCCCTCAAGTACGCCTGTGAGGTGAATGGCTTTGACGGCCTAGCCATCACCAAGCTGGACGTGCTTTCCGGCCTGGAAAAGGTAAGGGTGGCGGTGGAGTACCTGGACGGGGCCCGGCCCGGGGAGGCGAGCCCCGAGGCCGTGCGCTACCTGGAGCTGGAGGGCTGGGGGGACCTTGCCGGGGTGCGAAGCCGGGAGGAGCTTCCTCCTTCCCTAAGGCGCTACCTAGAGCTCATTGAGGAGTACACCGGGGTGCCCGTGGTCCTCTTCTCCACCAGCCCCAGGAGGGAGGACACCTTCGGGGCGGTGAGCTGGGTCTAA
- a CDS encoding GntR family transcriptional regulator yields the protein MQTLGFRRPNQVREAVYRHLKDLLLSGRFAPGERLSEPLLAQELGVSRTPVREALMRLAEEGLVELVPGRGARVRIFSPEEVEEVYGVRALLEGEAAREAALRATPWEIADLEAHLRAIDEVPKEDYPEQMRRDLEFHRALVRLSGNRTLYRLYEDLLSSLALVRGALPTLSQEEATRKEHQAILKALKGRDPEGAKKAVEAHVYRFRDLVVARLRKGGV from the coding sequence ATGCAGACGTTAGGCTTCCGCCGGCCCAACCAGGTGCGGGAGGCGGTGTATCGGCACCTGAAAGACCTCCTTCTCTCCGGGCGTTTCGCCCCCGGGGAAAGGCTTTCCGAGCCCCTCTTGGCCCAGGAGCTGGGGGTTTCCCGCACCCCCGTGCGGGAGGCCCTCATGCGCCTTGCTGAGGAGGGCCTGGTGGAGCTGGTGCCGGGCCGGGGGGCCCGGGTGCGCATCTTCAGCCCGGAGGAGGTGGAGGAGGTCTACGGGGTGCGGGCCCTTCTGGAGGGGGAGGCGGCAAGGGAGGCGGCCCTTAGGGCCACCCCTTGGGAGATCGCGGACCTCGAGGCCCACCTCAGGGCCATTGACGAGGTCCCCAAGGAGGACTACCCCGAGCAGATGCGCCGGGATTTGGAGTTCCACCGGGCCTTGGTGCGGCTTTCCGGCAATAGGACCCTCTACCGCCTTTACGAGGACCTGCTTTCCAGCCTGGCCCTAGTGAGGGGTGCCCTCCCCACCCTCTCCCAGGAGGAGGCTACCCGCAAGGAGCACCAGGCCATCCTAAAGGCCCTGAAGGGGCGGGACCCGGAAGGGGCCAAAAAGGCGGTGGAGGCCCACGTGTACCGCTTCCGCGACCTGGTGGTGGCCAGGCTTAGGAAAGGAGGGGTATGA
- the trpE gene encoding anthranilate synthase component I, with protein METIRPFRKTLLADLETPVTAYLKLSEKAPVSFLLESVERGRQSRFSIIGVGARRTFRLKDGVFTINGQRVETQDPLRTLYQAVHAPLERHPDLPPFFGGVVGYAAYDLIRSYERLPSLKPDDLGLPDLLFVEPEVVAVFDHLKNLLHLVVPAQDLEEAEDRLLWAEKRLKGPLPGVPGERPGGRARFAPDMSREEYLKAVEKALDYIRAGDIFQVVLSLRLSSPLTVHPFALYRALRSVNPSPYMGYLDLGEVVLVSASPESLLRSDGRKVVTRPIAGTRPRGKDEEEDGRLAEELLRDEKERAEHVMLLDLSRNDIGRVSAFGTVRVLEPMHVEYYSHVMHLVSTVEGILAEGKTPLDALASVLPMGTVSGAPKIRAMEIIEELEPHRRGPYGGSFGYLAYDGAMDVALTLRTFVIAGGRMHVQAGAGIVADSVPEREYEECWNKAKALLKAVEMAEEGL; from the coding sequence ATGGAAACCATCAGGCCCTTTCGCAAAACCCTCCTGGCGGACCTGGAAACCCCGGTGACCGCTTACCTGAAGCTTTCGGAAAAGGCCCCGGTGAGCTTTCTTCTGGAGTCGGTGGAGCGGGGAAGGCAAAGCCGCTTCTCCATCATCGGGGTAGGGGCAAGGCGCACCTTTCGCCTAAAGGATGGGGTCTTCACCATCAATGGCCAACGGGTGGAAACCCAGGACCCCTTGCGCACCCTTTACCAGGCGGTCCATGCCCCTTTAGAGCGCCACCCCGACCTGCCCCCCTTCTTTGGGGGGGTGGTGGGGTATGCCGCCTACGACCTCATCCGCTCCTACGAGCGCCTGCCCTCCCTTAAGCCGGATGACCTGGGCCTTCCCGACCTTCTTTTCGTGGAGCCCGAGGTGGTGGCGGTCTTTGACCACCTGAAAAACCTCTTGCACCTGGTGGTCCCCGCGCAGGACCTGGAGGAGGCGGAAGACCGCCTCCTTTGGGCGGAAAAGAGGCTTAAAGGTCCTCTGCCGGGGGTACCTGGGGAGCGCCCGGGGGGAAGGGCCCGCTTTGCGCCCGACATGAGCCGGGAGGAGTACCTAAAGGCGGTGGAAAAGGCCTTGGACTATATTCGGGCTGGGGATATCTTCCAGGTGGTCCTCTCCTTGCGGCTTTCCTCCCCCCTCACCGTGCACCCCTTTGCCCTGTACCGGGCCCTTAGGAGCGTGAACCCAAGCCCCTACATGGGCTATCTGGACCTGGGGGAGGTGGTCTTGGTCTCGGCAAGCCCCGAAAGCCTCCTCCGCTCCGACGGCCGCAAGGTGGTCACCCGGCCCATCGCCGGCACCCGCCCCCGGGGGAAGGACGAGGAGGAGGATGGGAGGCTTGCGGAGGAGCTTCTTAGGGACGAAAAGGAAAGGGCTGAGCACGTGATGCTTTTGGACCTTTCCCGCAACGACATTGGCCGGGTGTCCGCCTTCGGCACGGTGCGGGTCCTGGAGCCCATGCACGTGGAGTACTACTCCCACGTGATGCACCTGGTGTCCACGGTGGAGGGCATTTTGGCCGAGGGCAAGACCCCTTTGGACGCTTTGGCCAGCGTGCTTCCCATGGGCACGGTCTCGGGGGCCCCCAAGATCCGGGCCATGGAGATCATTGAGGAGCTGGAGCCCCATCGTCGGGGGCCCTACGGGGGAAGCTTCGGCTACCTGGCCTACGATGGGGCCATGGATGTGGCCTTAACCTTGCGTACCTTTGTCATCGCAGGGGGAAGGATGCACGTGCAGGCGGGGGCGGGCATCGTGGCGGACTCGGTGCCGGAAAGGGAGTACGAGGAGTGTTGGAACAAGGCGAAGGCCCTTTTGAAGGCGGTGGAGATGGCGGAGGAGGGGTTATGA
- the pruA gene encoding L-glutamate gamma-semialdehyde dehydrogenase has translation MTVEPFRNQPIETFQTEEAKREMREALRRVRAEFGRHYGLYLDGAWVDTQERILSLNPSAPSEVVGSTAKAGVAEAEAALEAAWRAFRTWKDWPQEDRSRLLLKAAALMKRRRRELEATLVYEIGKNWLEASAEVAEAIDFLEYYARQALKYKYPSVEVVPYPGEDNESFYIPLGAGVVIAPWNFPIAIFTGMIAGPVAVGNTVVAKPAEDTVVIAAKVFEIFHEAGFPPGVVNFLPGKGSEVGAYLVEHPQTRFINFTGSLEVGLWIHERAAKLAPGQRWIKRVFLELGGKDAIVVDETADFDAATEGILISAYGFQGQKCSAASRLIVTEKAFEPLMERVLRRAERLVVGPAEENPDLGPVASKAQEEKVLSYMEIGKGEGQLVLGGKRLEGEGYFLAPTIFTEVPPTARIAQEEIFGPVLSVMRVRDFGEALEVANNTVYGLTGGVYSRKREHLERARREFHVGNLYFNRKITGALVGVQPFGGFNLSGTDTKAGGPDYLLHFLQMKTVAERF, from the coding sequence ATGACGGTGGAGCCTTTTCGCAACCAGCCCATAGAGACCTTCCAGACGGAGGAGGCCAAGCGGGAGATGCGGGAAGCCCTTAGGCGGGTCAGGGCCGAGTTTGGCCGCCACTATGGGCTTTACCTAGACGGGGCCTGGGTGGACACCCAGGAGAGGATCCTATCCCTTAACCCCTCGGCCCCCAGCGAGGTGGTGGGGAGCACCGCCAAGGCGGGGGTAGCCGAGGCGGAGGCGGCCCTGGAGGCGGCCTGGCGGGCCTTTAGGACCTGGAAGGACTGGCCCCAGGAGGACCGCAGCCGCCTCCTCCTCAAGGCGGCGGCCCTCATGAAGAGGAGGCGGCGGGAGCTGGAGGCCACCTTGGTCTACGAGATCGGCAAGAACTGGCTCGAGGCCAGCGCCGAGGTGGCGGAGGCCATAGATTTCCTGGAGTACTACGCCCGCCAGGCCCTCAAGTACAAGTACCCCTCGGTGGAGGTGGTGCCCTACCCCGGGGAGGACAACGAAAGCTTTTACATCCCCTTGGGGGCGGGTGTGGTCATCGCCCCCTGGAACTTCCCCATCGCCATCTTCACCGGCATGATCGCCGGGCCCGTGGCCGTGGGGAACACCGTGGTGGCCAAGCCTGCGGAGGACACGGTGGTCATCGCCGCCAAGGTCTTTGAGATATTCCACGAGGCAGGCTTTCCTCCCGGCGTGGTGAACTTCCTGCCCGGCAAGGGGAGCGAGGTGGGGGCCTACCTGGTGGAGCACCCCCAGACCCGCTTTATCAACTTCACGGGGAGCCTCGAGGTGGGGCTTTGGATCCACGAAAGGGCGGCCAAGCTGGCCCCGGGCCAGCGCTGGATCAAGCGGGTCTTCCTGGAGCTGGGCGGCAAGGACGCCATCGTCGTGGACGAGACCGCCGATTTTGACGCCGCCACCGAGGGCATCCTCATCTCCGCCTACGGCTTCCAGGGGCAAAAGTGCTCGGCAGCAAGCCGCCTCATCGTCACGGAGAAGGCCTTTGAGCCTTTGATGGAAAGGGTGTTGCGGCGGGCGGAGCGCCTGGTGGTGGGCCCTGCGGAGGAGAACCCCGACCTGGGCCCCGTGGCCAGCAAGGCCCAGGAGGAAAAGGTCCTCTCCTACATGGAGATCGGCAAAGGGGAAGGCCAGCTGGTCCTGGGGGGGAAGCGCCTGGAGGGGGAGGGCTACTTCCTTGCCCCCACCATCTTCACCGAGGTGCCCCCCACGGCCAGGATTGCCCAGGAGGAGATCTTTGGCCCCGTGCTTTCCGTGATGCGGGTGAGGGATTTTGGCGAGGCCCTCGAGGTGGCCAACAACACCGTATACGGCCTCACCGGTGGGGTCTATTCCCGCAAGCGGGAGCACCTGGAAAGGGCAAGGCGGGAGTTTCACGTGGGCAACCTCTACTTCAACCGCAAGATCACCGGGGCCTTGGTGGGGGTCCAACCCTTTGGCGGCTTTAACCTTTCCGGCACCGACACCAAGGCCGGGGGGCCCGACTACCTTCTCCACTTCCTGCAGATGAAGACGGTGGCCGAAAGGTTCTGA
- a CDS encoding glycine C-acetyltransferase yields the protein MSLSLRARVESELERLKREGLYIRPKVLEAPQEPVTRVEGREVVNLASNNYLGFANHPYLKEKARQYLEKWGAGSGAVRTIAGTFTYHLELEEALARFKGTESALVLQSGFTANQGVLGALLQEGDLVFSDELNHASIIDGLRLTKATRLVYRHGDVAHLEELLKAHDTQGLKLIVTDGVFSMDGDIAPLDRIVPLAKKYGAIVYVDDAHGSGVLGEMGKGTVHHFGFHQDPEVIQVATLSKAWAVVGGYAAGASELKDLLINKARPFLFSTSHPPAVVGALLGALELIQKEPERVERLWENTRYFKRELARLGYDTLGSQTPITPVLFGEAPLAFEASRLLLEEGVFAVGIGFPTVPRGKARIRNIVTAAHTQEMLDKALEAYAKVGRKLGVIR from the coding sequence ATGAGCCTATCCTTGCGCGCCCGCGTGGAAAGCGAACTGGAAAGGTTAAAGCGGGAAGGGCTGTACATCCGCCCCAAGGTCCTCGAGGCCCCCCAGGAACCCGTCACCCGGGTGGAGGGGCGGGAGGTGGTGAACCTGGCCTCCAACAACTACCTGGGCTTCGCCAACCACCCTTACCTGAAGGAAAAGGCCCGCCAGTACCTGGAAAAGTGGGGGGCGGGAAGCGGGGCGGTGCGCACCATCGCCGGCACCTTCACCTACCACCTGGAGCTGGAGGAGGCCCTGGCCCGCTTCAAGGGCACGGAAAGCGCCTTGGTCCTGCAGTCAGGCTTTACCGCCAACCAGGGGGTGCTGGGGGCCTTGTTGCAGGAAGGGGACCTGGTCTTCTCCGACGAGCTGAACCACGCCAGCATCATCGACGGCCTCCGCCTCACCAAGGCCACCCGCCTGGTTTACCGCCATGGGGATGTGGCCCACCTGGAGGAACTCCTCAAGGCCCACGACACCCAAGGCCTCAAGCTGATCGTCACCGACGGGGTCTTCTCCATGGACGGGGACATCGCCCCCCTGGACCGCATCGTGCCCCTGGCCAAGAAGTACGGGGCCATCGTCTACGTGGACGACGCCCACGGAAGCGGCGTCTTGGGGGAGATGGGCAAGGGTACGGTGCACCACTTCGGCTTCCACCAGGACCCCGAGGTGATCCAGGTGGCCACCCTTTCCAAGGCCTGGGCGGTGGTGGGGGGGTACGCCGCCGGAGCCTCAGAGCTCAAGGACCTCCTCATCAACAAGGCCCGGCCCTTTCTCTTCTCCACCAGCCACCCCCCGGCGGTGGTGGGGGCCCTTTTGGGGGCCTTGGAGCTCATCCAAAAGGAACCGGAACGGGTGGAAAGGCTCTGGGAGAACACCCGCTACTTCAAGAGGGAGCTGGCCCGCCTGGGCTACGACACCCTGGGAAGCCAAACCCCCATCACCCCGGTGCTCTTCGGGGAAGCCCCCTTGGCCTTTGAAGCCAGCCGCCTCCTCCTGGAAGAGGGGGTTTTCGCCGTGGGCATCGGCTTCCCCACCGTGCCCCGGGGAAAGGCCCGCATCCGCAACATCGTCACCGCCGCCCACACCCAGGAGATGCTGGACAAGGCCCTCGAGGCCTACGCCAAGGTGGGCCGGAAGCTTGGGGTCATCCGCTAA